The Vibrio agarivorans genome window below encodes:
- a CDS encoding flagellin — MAINVNTNVAAMTAQRNLNNAASDVNKSMERLSSGYKINSAKDDAAGLQISNRLTSQSRGLDVAVRNANDGISIAQTAEGAMQESTNILQRMRDLSLQSANGSNSKAERVAMQEEVTALNNELNRIAETTSFGGNKLLNGTYGQQSFQIGAASGEAVIMSMGNMRSDTAEMGGKAYTAAAQADDWVATAGNTDLTLDYTDSSGVVQSLSIDVKEGDDIEQVATYINGQSNDVKASVGEDNTLQLFAANTAVDQGTVTIAGGLATDLTIGAGVDKTVNDIDITSVAGSQQAVNVIDGALKAVDSQRAELGAVQNRFNHTINNLDNINENVNASRSRIQDTDYAKETTAMTKAQILQQASTSILAQAKQTPSAALSLL; from the coding sequence ATGGCAATTAACGTAAATACTAACGTTGCTGCTATGACGGCACAGCGTAACCTGAACAATGCGGCAAGCGATGTTAATAAATCAATGGAACGTTTGTCATCTGGCTACAAAATCAATAGCGCAAAAGATGACGCAGCGGGTCTACAGATTTCGAATCGCTTAACTTCGCAAAGTCGTGGTTTGGACGTGGCAGTGCGTAACGCGAATGATGGTATTTCTATTGCACAGACAGCAGAAGGTGCAATGCAAGAGTCTACAAACATCCTTCAACGTATGCGTGACCTTTCACTTCAATCAGCGAACGGTTCTAACTCAAAAGCAGAGCGTGTAGCGATGCAAGAGGAAGTAACGGCTCTTAACAATGAGCTTAACCGTATCGCAGAAACGACTTCGTTCGGTGGTAATAAACTATTGAATGGCACTTACGGTCAGCAATCATTCCAAATCGGTGCGGCTTCTGGTGAAGCGGTAATCATGAGCATGGGTAACATGCGTTCTGATACGGCTGAAATGGGCGGTAAAGCTTATACAGCAGCAGCGCAAGCGGATGATTGGGTGGCAACTGCGGGTAACACAGACCTGACTTTAGACTACACCGATAGCTCTGGCGTAGTTCAATCACTATCGATTGATGTTAAAGAAGGTGATGATATCGAGCAGGTAGCGACGTACATCAACGGCCAAAGTAATGACGTAAAAGCATCGGTAGGTGAAGATAATACGCTTCAACTATTTGCTGCGAATACGGCTGTAGACCAAGGTACAGTGACTATCGCTGGTGGTTTGGCAACTGACCTGACGATTGGTGCAGGCGTTGACAAAACGGTAAACGACATTGATATCACTTCAGTTGCAGGCTCTCAGCAAGCAGTGAACGTTATTGATGGCGCTTTGAAAGCAGTGGATAGCCAACGTGCAGAGCTAGGTGCAGTTCAAAACCGTTTTAACCACACAATCAATAACCTAGACAACATTAACGAGAACGTTAATGCTTCACGTAGCCGTATCCAAGACACGGATTACGCGAAGGAAACAACAGCAATGACTAAGGCTCAGATCCTGCAACAAGCGAGTACCTCTATTTTGGCACAAGCTAAGCAGACACCATCTGCGGCACTAAGCCTGCTGTAA
- a CDS encoding sensor histidine kinase, producing MQSSDSSQHQSHLDTLESQVERYKQVLDVMPAGVILLDTHGVVREANPEAIRLLAVPLVGERWFNVIQTAFAPQEDDGHEISLRNGRKVRLAISASNTGQLILITDLTETRLLQSRVSDLQRLSSLGRMVASLAHQVRTPLSSAMLYASNLSAPNLAPATKERFQTKLMDRLHDLEKQVNDMLLFAKGGDNKVIKPFTVENLANELNPMVEAAIKGNQIDYHVEIEDENVVLLGNVNAVASALSNLVMNAIQNAGKQSQIDVYLRAVNDEVRISVQDNGPGIEKELQGKIMEPFFTTRSQGTGLGLAVVQMVCRAHKGRLELISELGDGACFTVCLPSQAAQVEQQNINNGEN from the coding sequence ATGCAATCGTCCGACTCATCACAACATCAATCTCACCTTGATACTTTAGAGTCACAAGTTGAGCGATACAAACAGGTGCTCGATGTTATGCCTGCAGGAGTGATCCTGCTGGATACACATGGCGTGGTACGTGAAGCCAACCCAGAAGCGATCCGACTGCTTGCTGTCCCTTTGGTCGGTGAGCGTTGGTTTAATGTTATTCAGACCGCTTTCGCCCCCCAGGAAGATGACGGGCATGAGATCTCTTTGCGCAATGGCCGCAAGGTGCGCCTAGCCATCTCCGCTTCAAACACAGGCCAACTTATCCTGATTACCGATTTGACAGAAACACGACTACTGCAGTCTCGCGTGAGTGATTTGCAGCGTTTGTCGTCCCTTGGCCGCATGGTTGCGTCTCTAGCGCATCAAGTGCGCACGCCTCTGTCGAGTGCAATGCTTTATGCGTCCAATTTATCGGCGCCTAACCTAGCTCCGGCCACCAAAGAACGTTTTCAAACGAAACTGATGGATCGTCTGCATGACCTCGAGAAGCAGGTTAACGATATGCTGTTGTTTGCCAAAGGTGGCGACAATAAAGTGATTAAGCCTTTCACGGTTGAAAACTTAGCAAATGAGCTTAACCCAATGGTGGAAGCTGCAATAAAAGGCAATCAGATTGACTACCATGTAGAGATAGAGGACGAAAACGTTGTCTTACTTGGTAATGTTAACGCAGTAGCTTCAGCACTAAGTAACCTGGTGATGAATGCGATACAAAATGCGGGCAAACAGAGCCAAATCGATGTTTACTTGCGTGCGGTTAATGATGAAGTACGCATTTCCGTACAAGATAATGGACCGGGTATTGAGAAAGAGTTACAAGGTAAAATCATGGAACCTTTCTTTACCACCCGCTCACAAGGAACAGGGCTTGGCTTAGCTGTCGTACAGATGGTATGCCGTGCCCACAAAGGGCGTTTGGAACTTATTTCAGAATTAGGTGATGGGGCATGCTTTACGGTGTGTTTACCAAGCCAAGCCGCTCAGGTTGAGCAGCAAAATATCAACAATGGAGAGAACTAA
- a CDS encoding flagellar protein FliT translates to MSRYQDIHELDHKISVLLQSDQLNTEEFHSLVDTRKRKIDNALSDIKQQPSLAQDPQWLALVAQTKRLVEKMQSETLAAGQALSKYRKGVKSVQQYKRFL, encoded by the coding sequence ATGAGTCGATACCAAGATATTCATGAGCTTGATCATAAAATTTCGGTTCTACTGCAAAGTGACCAATTAAATACTGAAGAATTTCACTCTTTGGTCGATACAAGAAAAAGAAAGATTGATAACGCATTGTCTGACATAAAACAGCAGCCTAGCCTAGCCCAAGACCCACAGTGGTTAGCTTTAGTTGCCCAGACAAAAAGACTGGTTGAAAAGATGCAAAGCGAAACCCTTGCCGCAGGCCAAGCGTTGAGCAAATACCGTAAAGGTGTCAAATCAGTTCAGCAGTATAAAAGGTTTTTATAA
- the fliE gene encoding flagellar hook-basal body complex protein FliE: MQVDSFHSEMSIMRAEATGVSPTKTGQQVGADFGDMLTKAINNVNQLQGASSDLQTRFDRGDENVSLSDVMIARNKSSVAFDATIQVRNKLVESYKELMNMPV; this comes from the coding sequence ATGCAAGTTGATAGCTTTCATAGCGAAATGAGCATCATGCGCGCTGAGGCGACAGGTGTTTCTCCAACAAAAACAGGGCAGCAAGTCGGTGCCGATTTTGGTGATATGCTGACCAAAGCAATCAACAACGTAAATCAGTTGCAAGGCGCATCCAGCGATTTGCAGACGCGTTTCGATCGCGGTGACGAAAATGTGTCATTGTCTGACGTTATGATCGCTCGTAATAAATCGAGCGTAGCTTTTGATGCGACGATTCAAGTACGTAACAAGCTCGTTGAGTCGTACAAAGAATTGATGAACATGCCTGTTTAA
- a CDS encoding flagellar protein FlaG, which translates to MEYSSNTSATHPYGSQCGIKIALKDQGPTQVAAHKVSDNSVAVNERSVQATNKAYQIAFERKQLDEQEREKVVEQLNEFISSMNKSIVFKKDEDAGREVVSIFDVDTGELIRQIPDEELLEVLRRLRQQSSGQSTGLLIDKV; encoded by the coding sequence ATGGAATATTCTTCCAACACATCAGCAACCCATCCTTACGGCTCTCAATGTGGCATTAAAATTGCTTTAAAAGACCAAGGTCCGACACAGGTTGCCGCTCACAAAGTGAGCGATAATAGCGTCGCGGTAAATGAACGAAGCGTTCAAGCTACCAATAAAGCGTATCAAATCGCTTTTGAACGTAAGCAGCTCGATGAGCAAGAACGCGAGAAAGTCGTCGAACAGTTGAATGAGTTTATCTCATCCATGAACAAAAGCATCGTGTTTAAAAAAGACGAAGATGCTGGACGTGAAGTGGTTTCGATTTTCGATGTGGATACAGGTGAGCTGATCCGTCAGATACCCGATGAAGAGCTGTTAGAGGTTCTAAGACGTCTACGTCAGCAGTCCAGTGGACAAAGCACCGGGTTGTTGATTGATAAAGTCTAG
- a CDS encoding sigma-54-dependent transcriptional regulator has protein sequence MAQSKVLIVEDDEGLREALVDTLALAGYEWLEADSAEEALVKLKANQVDIVVSDVQMAGMGGLALLRNIKTHWPNLPVLLMTAYANIEDAVSAMKDGAIDYMAKPFAPEVLLNMVSRYAPVKSDDNGDAVVADAKSLKLLALADKVAKTDANVMVLGPSGSGKEVMSRYIHNASNRKSGPFVAINCAAIPDNMLEATLFGYEKGAFTGAVQACPGKFEQAQGGTILLDEISEMDLNLQAKLLRVLQEREVERLGSRKSIKLDVRVLATSNRDLKQYVQEGNFREDLYYRLNVFPIAWPPLAERAGDIAPLTKHLVERHCQKLGMAVPTISSSALDKLVAYTWPGNVRELDNVVQRALILSDNGAISDDHILLEGIDWQDANSLQSVVESGQVAPTVSPVAEPQSPLAEAAAGTSLGGELRDQEFAIILQTMQECDGRRKEMAEKLGISPRTLRYKLAKMRDAGIDIPN, from the coding sequence ATGGCACAGAGTAAAGTCCTGATCGTAGAGGATGACGAGGGTTTAAGAGAAGCACTGGTCGACACTCTTGCGCTTGCTGGCTATGAGTGGTTAGAGGCTGACAGCGCAGAAGAGGCGTTGGTGAAGCTTAAAGCAAACCAAGTTGATATTGTTGTTTCTGATGTGCAAATGGCGGGTATGGGCGGTTTAGCGCTGCTAAGAAATATTAAGACCCATTGGCCAAACTTACCGGTATTGTTGATGACGGCATACGCCAATATCGAGGATGCGGTTTCAGCCATGAAAGACGGCGCAATTGATTATATGGCTAAGCCGTTTGCCCCTGAAGTGCTATTGAACATGGTGAGTCGTTATGCCCCGGTCAAATCTGATGACAACGGTGATGCCGTTGTTGCTGATGCCAAAAGTCTCAAGCTCCTTGCCTTGGCTGATAAGGTCGCGAAAACCGATGCAAACGTGATGGTGCTTGGCCCGAGTGGTTCTGGTAAAGAGGTAATGTCGCGGTACATTCACAATGCTTCAAATCGCAAGTCGGGCCCGTTCGTCGCGATTAACTGTGCGGCGATACCAGACAATATGCTAGAGGCGACCTTATTCGGTTATGAAAAAGGTGCGTTTACGGGTGCTGTTCAGGCATGTCCGGGTAAGTTTGAGCAGGCACAAGGTGGGACTATTTTGCTGGATGAAATCAGTGAGATGGATTTAAACCTACAAGCCAAGCTATTGCGTGTATTACAAGAGCGTGAAGTGGAGCGCTTGGGTAGCCGCAAGAGCATCAAGTTAGATGTACGTGTTTTAGCGACCAGTAATCGCGATTTAAAGCAGTATGTTCAAGAAGGCAACTTCCGTGAAGACTTATATTACCGCTTGAACGTCTTTCCAATTGCTTGGCCTCCATTGGCTGAGCGTGCGGGTGATATTGCTCCCCTGACGAAACACTTGGTTGAGCGCCACTGTCAAAAACTGGGCATGGCGGTTCCGACGATTTCATCCTCTGCGCTGGACAAATTGGTGGCCTACACATGGCCTGGTAATGTGCGTGAGCTGGATAACGTTGTCCAACGCGCGCTGATTTTGAGTGATAATGGCGCAATTAGTGACGACCATATATTACTCGAAGGCATTGACTGGCAAGACGCGAATAGTTTGCAGAGTGTGGTTGAATCAGGGCAGGTCGCGCCAACGGTATCTCCGGTTGCAGAGCCACAAAGTCCCCTGGCTGAGGCTGCAGCTGGCACTAGTTTAGGTGGAGAGCTACGTGATCAGGAATTTGCTATCATTTTGCAAACCATGCAGGAGTGTGATGGTCGCCGCAAAGAGATGGCAGAGAAGTTAGGTATTAGCCCACGCACACTGCGCTATAAACTGGCTAAAATGCGCGATGCAGGTATCGATATACCAAACTAA
- a CDS encoding sigma-54 dependent transcriptional regulator yields MQGLLKILVIEDDAQLRSNLSNIFEFVGESCHTIGSAQIESIDWSESWTACVLGTLAGNQLQAVLRERLVNANHVPLLVAGKHPYAVENFTQFVGELEYPLNYPQLSEALRHCKEFLGRKGVQIPSSSRKNTLFRSLVGQSSGIQQVRHMIEQVSGTEASVMILGESGTGKEVVARNVHYHSPRRSGPFVPINCGAIPAELLESELFGHEKGAFTGALTARKGRFELAEGGTIFLDEIGDMPMSMQVKLLRVLQERCFERVGGNTTIQANVRVIAATHRNLEQMIEKGDFREVLYYRLNVFPIEMPALRERRPDIPLLLQELMTRMEAEGGQPICFTPRAINSLMEHHWPGNVRELANLIERMVILYPNSLVDVNHLPTKYRYSDIPEFQPEMQEDATLEEQERDALANIFSEEFSFEEPEPLSTNSQGPQSLPEEGINLKEMLADLEVNMISQALDAQGGVVARAADMLGMRRTTLVEKMRKYNMQR; encoded by the coding sequence ATGCAAGGTTTATTAAAAATACTCGTGATTGAGGACGATGCGCAATTGCGTAGCAATCTGAGTAACATTTTTGAGTTTGTTGGCGAATCCTGTCATACCATTGGTTCTGCACAGATCGAATCTATTGACTGGTCTGAATCTTGGACTGCGTGCGTCTTAGGCACGCTTGCAGGTAATCAACTGCAAGCGGTGCTTCGAGAGCGCTTAGTTAATGCAAATCATGTCCCACTATTGGTGGCCGGCAAGCACCCGTACGCGGTAGAAAACTTTACCCAATTTGTCGGTGAGCTTGAGTATCCACTAAATTACCCTCAACTCAGTGAAGCATTGCGCCACTGTAAAGAGTTTTTGGGTCGTAAAGGTGTACAAATTCCTTCATCGTCGAGAAAAAACACTTTATTTCGTAGCTTGGTGGGGCAGAGTTCTGGCATCCAACAAGTTCGCCATATGATTGAGCAAGTCTCTGGTACTGAAGCCAGTGTGATGATCCTCGGTGAATCCGGTACCGGTAAAGAAGTCGTGGCACGTAATGTTCATTATCATTCGCCTCGTCGTTCAGGCCCATTTGTACCGATTAACTGTGGTGCGATTCCGGCTGAACTGCTTGAGAGTGAGTTGTTTGGTCATGAGAAAGGTGCATTTACTGGCGCACTCACCGCGCGCAAAGGTCGATTTGAGCTGGCGGAAGGCGGAACTATTTTCCTTGATGAGATTGGCGATATGCCAATGTCTATGCAAGTAAAACTGCTACGTGTTTTGCAAGAGCGTTGCTTTGAGCGAGTGGGTGGTAATACGACGATTCAAGCCAATGTCCGTGTTATTGCCGCTACACACCGTAACCTTGAGCAGATGATTGAGAAAGGTGACTTCCGCGAAGTCTTATACTATCGCTTAAACGTCTTCCCAATCGAGATGCCTGCACTGCGTGAGCGCCGCCCTGACATTCCTTTGTTACTGCAAGAGCTGATGACTCGTATGGAAGCCGAAGGTGGACAGCCTATCTGTTTCACCCCACGTGCAATTAACTCCTTGATGGAGCACCATTGGCCGGGTAACGTGCGCGAGCTCGCCAATTTGATCGAACGTATGGTGATTTTGTATCCAAACAGCTTGGTTGATGTGAATCACTTGCCGACGAAGTATCGTTACTCTGACATTCCTGAGTTCCAACCAGAGATGCAAGAAGACGCGACACTAGAAGAGCAAGAGCGTGATGCGTTGGCGAATATTTTCTCTGAAGAGTTCAGTTTTGAAGAGCCTGAGCCATTATCGACGAACTCTCAAGGGCCGCAGTCGCTGCCTGAAGAGGGGATAAACCTAAAAGAGATGCTGGCAGATTTAGAAGTCAATATGATCAGCCAAGCACTGGATGCACAAGGTGGGGTAGTGGCGAGAGCAGCGGATATGCTCGGTATGCGTCGAACGACCTTGGTAGAGAAGATGCGTAAGTACAACATGCAGCGCTAG
- the fliS gene encoding flagellar export chaperone FliS yields MRGSLQAYKKVSVDSQLSAASPHKIVQMLMAGAVERLIQGKAAMLQGNVSVKGERFGKALDIIISLRSCLSMNDGGDIAQNLDQLYDFMINQISSANISNDPQPIDDVVEILREIKSAWDQIPAEYHNLTAADIGI; encoded by the coding sequence ATGCGCGGTTCGTTACAGGCATACAAAAAAGTATCAGTAGACAGTCAGTTAAGTGCAGCATCACCACACAAAATTGTGCAAATGTTGATGGCTGGTGCTGTCGAGCGTCTTATTCAAGGAAAGGCGGCAATGCTACAGGGCAACGTTTCGGTAAAAGGCGAACGTTTTGGTAAAGCGCTGGATATTATTATTAGCTTACGTTCTTGCTTATCGATGAACGACGGTGGCGATATTGCCCAGAATTTGGACCAATTGTATGATTTTATGATTAACCAAATTTCATCGGCAAATATTAGTAACGACCCTCAACCGATTGATGATGTAGTCGAAATCCTACGTGAAATTAAATCGGCATGGGATCAGATCCCTGCTGAGTACCACAACCTTACCGCAGCAGACATTGGTATTTAA
- the fliD gene encoding flagellar filament capping protein FliD, translated as MSLGPMGMNTGMDINSMVSKMVDAERVPKQQRIDNERADNETSISSYGRLKESLDTMKYLMADFRHEKAFAARAVDTTDDSTVSATATTEAIAGRYSVDVLQLAQSHKLASGVLAEDEKFDAGKLQIKLGSRSFTLDVKQNSKLNDIVRGINEEKANPGVRASVINDVEGPRLILASEQTGEKNAISIIVQSDEPASSLKQLEYKSLEQRVKDLEQARAAAQELISPLDPAQKLAAQKVADTLIDAAKTVDEKIVEEAQAAAQSEQNVVKNNGADDSAAVAAVNATEQAASYQRPQDRIPGWSETASGTLLDSYYEPEPELDEKARAKSGEVPGWSNTASGTLTDSYVTPAEAQEKLDKKLAAEHAAIAKAVSSGEMTQEEAKQAERAKLTDEERAQLEKIDQVNADLAAAQSSFDAYNGMTQVEVAQDSKVLLDGIAQVSSDNNVIENAIQGVDLTLLNTSDPNERPAEVSVEYDRARVRDQIEQFVQAYNHFYVVSKDLSGVDPLTGRAGPLAGDSLVRSAESRLKSVFTTPVEGAPSNMNTLSSFGVTTTRQGNLEINYQTLNRQLDENFHNLEDFFGGNDGFARRVEDAIGNFTGPTGSIRTREQGIVERNYRLRDDQAALDRRMESLEKRTHDRFAAMQDATSNMQAQLSGMMNVLG; from the coding sequence ATGAGTTTAGGCCCAATGGGGATGAATACTGGCATGGATATTAACTCCATGGTCAGCAAGATGGTTGATGCCGAGCGTGTGCCTAAACAGCAACGTATCGACAACGAACGCGCTGACAACGAAACCAGTATCAGTTCTTATGGTCGACTCAAAGAGTCGCTGGATACGATGAAGTATCTCATGGCTGACTTTCGTCACGAAAAAGCGTTTGCTGCTCGCGCTGTTGATACAACAGACGACAGCACAGTGTCGGCAACCGCTACGACGGAAGCCATCGCAGGACGATACTCTGTTGATGTGTTGCAGCTTGCTCAGAGTCATAAGCTCGCTTCAGGCGTTCTCGCTGAAGATGAGAAATTTGACGCGGGCAAGCTGCAAATCAAGCTGGGTAGCCGCAGTTTTACGTTAGACGTTAAACAAAACAGTAAGCTCAACGACATCGTTCGTGGCATTAATGAGGAAAAAGCGAACCCTGGGGTTCGTGCCTCTGTCATTAACGATGTCGAAGGGCCTCGTTTAATTCTCGCTTCCGAACAAACGGGAGAGAAGAACGCCATATCGATCATAGTTCAGTCGGATGAGCCTGCAAGCAGTCTCAAACAGCTGGAATACAAATCCTTAGAGCAACGGGTTAAAGATCTTGAACAGGCACGTGCCGCGGCTCAAGAGCTTATCAGCCCTTTGGATCCCGCACAAAAGCTAGCCGCACAAAAGGTGGCAGACACCTTAATTGATGCAGCTAAAACCGTCGATGAGAAAATTGTTGAAGAAGCTCAAGCAGCGGCCCAGTCTGAACAAAATGTTGTTAAAAACAATGGTGCTGACGATAGTGCAGCCGTCGCCGCAGTCAATGCAACCGAGCAAGCCGCGTCTTATCAGCGTCCACAGGATAGAATACCGGGATGGTCTGAAACCGCGTCAGGGACCTTATTGGATTCGTACTATGAACCCGAGCCTGAATTAGACGAAAAAGCGCGCGCGAAATCGGGAGAAGTCCCAGGCTGGAGTAACACGGCATCGGGCACATTGACAGACTCTTACGTCACACCTGCGGAAGCGCAGGAGAAGCTAGATAAAAAGCTTGCAGCGGAACATGCAGCCATTGCTAAAGCAGTCTCTAGCGGAGAGATGACACAGGAGGAGGCGAAACAAGCTGAGCGGGCAAAGCTGACAGATGAAGAGCGCGCACAACTTGAGAAAATCGATCAGGTCAATGCCGATCTTGCTGCCGCACAGTCGTCGTTTGATGCGTATAACGGTATGACACAAGTAGAAGTCGCTCAAGACTCAAAAGTGCTACTTGATGGTATTGCTCAGGTGAGTAGTGATAACAATGTGATTGAAAACGCGATTCAAGGTGTTGATCTCACGTTGCTTAACACCTCAGACCCGAATGAGCGCCCAGCAGAAGTAAGCGTCGAGTATGACCGAGCGCGAGTTCGTGATCAGATAGAGCAATTTGTTCAGGCTTACAATCACTTTTATGTGGTGAGTAAAGACCTTTCAGGGGTAGACCCTTTGACTGGGCGTGCCGGTCCATTGGCGGGCGACAGTTTAGTTCGTAGCGCGGAAAGTCGTTTAAAGAGTGTATTCACGACACCGGTCGAAGGTGCGCCTTCCAATATGAACACATTGAGCTCGTTTGGTGTGACCACAACAAGGCAGGGTAATTTAGAGATAAACTATCAAACCTTGAACCGTCAGCTAGATGAAAACTTCCATAATCTGGAAGACTTCTTTGGCGGTAATGATGGTTTTGCGCGACGTGTAGAAGACGCCATTGGCAACTTTACCGGCCCTACAGGTTCAATTCGAACCCGAGAGCAGGGGATTGTCGAGCGTAACTATCGTCTGCGAGATGACCAAGCGGCACTTGATCGCCGCATGGAGAGTTTAGAGAAGCGTACTCACGATCGCTTTGCAGCGATGCAAGATGCGACGAGCAATATGCAAGCGCAACTCTCTGGCATGATGAATGTGTTGGGGTAG
- the fliF gene encoding flagellar basal-body MS-ring/collar protein FliF, which produces MADPNQSTDLTVSEPGSTGVISASDLDVDAQNPDVEEKASSKFDMAIGDLDLLRQVVLVLSISICVALIVMLFFWVKEPEMRPLASYETDELIPVLDYLDQQKQNYKLEGNTILVPTSDYNSLKLNMVRAGLNNQSHAGDDILMQDMGFGVSQRLEQERLKLSRERQLALAIEAMTQVRKARVLLALPKQSVFVRHNQEASASVFLTLRTGANLKQEEVDSIVDMVSSAVPGMRPTRITVTDQHGRLLSSGSQDPASAARRKEHELERKQEQALREKIDSVLIPILGLGNYTAQVDVELDFSAIEQTRKRFDPNTPSTRSEYTLEDYNNGNVVAGVPGALSNQPPADASIPQDVAQMKDGSVLGQGSVHREATRNFELDTTISHERRQTGVVNRQTVAVAINHRAALDPNTGEMTQMPLTESELQSIRQVLVGAIGYSEMRGDLLNVLSMQFAAQELEPMGDVAIWDHPNFNEWVRWFASALVIIVVVLVLVRPAMKKLLNPTAEDDDKLYGPDGLPIGADGETSLISSDIDSNELFEFGSSIELPNLHKDEDVLKAVRALVANEPELAAQVVKNWMQNG; this is translated from the coding sequence GTGGCAGACCCAAATCAATCTACGGACCTTACCGTGTCCGAGCCTGGTTCTACTGGGGTAATCAGTGCATCTGACCTTGACGTTGATGCACAAAACCCAGATGTAGAAGAGAAGGCGTCCTCCAAATTTGATATGGCTATTGGTGACTTAGACCTGTTAAGGCAAGTCGTCCTTGTGCTTTCTATCTCTATCTGTGTCGCACTGATCGTGATGCTTTTTTTCTGGGTTAAAGAGCCAGAAATGCGTCCATTGGCGTCATATGAAACCGACGAACTGATTCCTGTTCTGGATTACCTCGACCAGCAAAAACAGAATTATAAGCTCGAAGGCAACACCATCTTGGTGCCGACCTCAGATTACAACAGCCTTAAGCTGAACATGGTTCGTGCAGGGCTGAACAATCAAAGCCACGCTGGCGACGATATTCTGATGCAAGACATGGGTTTTGGTGTTTCTCAACGTCTTGAGCAAGAGCGCTTAAAGCTCAGCCGTGAGCGCCAACTTGCGCTTGCGATTGAGGCGATGACACAAGTGCGTAAGGCACGAGTACTGTTGGCGTTGCCTAAACAGAGCGTGTTTGTTCGTCATAACCAAGAAGCGTCTGCCTCGGTATTTTTGACCTTGAGAACGGGCGCTAACCTCAAGCAAGAAGAAGTTGACTCGATTGTTGATATGGTCTCGAGTGCGGTACCAGGAATGCGTCCAACGCGCATTACAGTGACGGATCAACATGGTCGTCTGCTCAGTTCGGGTTCGCAAGATCCAGCATCAGCAGCACGCCGTAAAGAACATGAGCTTGAGCGTAAACAAGAACAAGCCCTTCGCGAGAAGATTGACTCCGTCCTTATTCCGATTTTGGGCTTAGGTAACTATACCGCTCAGGTTGATGTTGAGTTGGACTTTAGCGCGATTGAGCAGACGCGTAAGCGCTTTGATCCGAACACGCCGTCAACGCGAAGCGAGTACACACTTGAAGATTACAATAATGGTAATGTCGTTGCAGGCGTACCGGGTGCATTGAGCAACCAACCACCGGCAGATGCCTCGATTCCTCAAGACGTAGCACAGATGAAAGATGGCTCGGTATTGGGCCAAGGATCAGTTCACCGTGAAGCAACACGTAATTTTGAGCTTGATACAACGATCAGCCATGAGCGTCGCCAAACTGGTGTTGTCAATCGTCAGACGGTCGCGGTAGCCATCAATCATCGCGCTGCGCTAGACCCGAACACAGGTGAAATGACTCAAATGCCGCTGACGGAGAGCGAGCTGCAATCGATTCGTCAGGTTCTTGTCGGAGCGATCGGTTATAGCGAGATGCGTGGTGACTTACTCAACGTGTTAAGTATGCAGTTTGCTGCTCAAGAGCTTGAACCAATGGGCGATGTCGCGATTTGGGATCACCCTAACTTCAATGAGTGGGTGCGTTGGTTTGCGAGTGCGCTAGTGATTATTGTGGTGGTTTTGGTGCTGGTTCGCCCAGCGATGAAGAAACTGCTTAATCCAACCGCTGAAGACGATGACAAATTGTATGGCCCAGATGGCCTACCTATTGGTGCCGATGGCGAAACGAGCCTTATCAGCAGCGATATAGATAGTAATGAATTGTTTGAGTTTGGTTCGTCGATTGAACTGCCAAACTTACATAAAGACGAAGATGTGTTGAAAGCGGTTCGCGCACTCGTGGCGAATGAACCTGAACTTGCAGCGCAAGTAGTGAAGAACTGGATGCAAAATGGCTAA